One part of the Phycisphaerae bacterium genome encodes these proteins:
- a CDS encoding HDOD domain-containing protein, which translates to MTSMAVDSSDARKAELVLAQLDALPPLAPIAARILALADDSNTHARQIIELVSADPALTARVLSIVGKAEHGFRAKSVTIDTAVKMLGFKAIRQITLTLKVMDAFGSGPDRAGTQPEEAPAFDRSEFWKHCLAAACAARRIAMKLPNLWHSEEAFVGGLLHDIGKIAIETAMPKAFERIVRQADRERADIADVERALLGVDHAVVGHRLADKWNLPAPLAECIWLHHQHPEGLPASIAAKGHVQIVQLADTIAREQRIGYSGNYQVAISSRTLGSRLGLSESALAEIAESLVDEIAERAAWIGEESLNTRAVYLHALMQTNEELAAANAELGEQRRRLERERVYFSAVGRLSRNVTPKSRVSDVCGVGAAALRDVLDRQSAYVFALSEDGRWIEWASAGARIQSGLEECTEVLRVAHADLAAAVELSSAGVWLAPPVGTVLRLAERSRSMIGTGPVWLFPIVRERRWVAGALFTASSAEIGALRVEVNELESLSGAIGLAVEQAQSRAAAVRLSDELAEVNRRLGTVESELVAARNLEAIVSFAAGAAHELNNPLAVISGRAQGLLRREDRPDVRESLEIIARQSHACSGIVTELMEFARSATPKPDRIDMRSCVDQVVAELASAGLLEEGQIRVDISSDTRFIHFDADHLRGIFRELLKNAIEATDPTSRRLSIKDATDSSEDEVVMHLIDNGRGMTTDVLDRAMEPFFSVRPAGRGRGLGLARVRRWLQQGGGRIRLDSEPGKGTIVELRFRACVDQ; encoded by the coding sequence ATGACGTCGATGGCCGTCGACAGCTCGGATGCTCGCAAAGCTGAGTTGGTGCTGGCGCAGCTCGACGCCCTGCCGCCGCTGGCTCCGATCGCTGCGCGCATTCTCGCGTTGGCGGACGATTCCAACACCCATGCACGGCAGATTATCGAGCTTGTCAGCGCCGATCCGGCATTGACGGCTCGCGTGCTGTCCATCGTCGGCAAAGCCGAACACGGGTTCCGCGCGAAGTCCGTGACGATCGACACGGCCGTCAAGATGCTGGGTTTCAAGGCGATCCGTCAGATAACGCTGACGCTCAAGGTAATGGATGCGTTCGGCTCCGGCCCGGATCGTGCCGGGACGCAGCCCGAGGAAGCGCCGGCATTCGACCGATCCGAATTCTGGAAGCACTGCCTGGCCGCGGCCTGCGCGGCGCGACGGATCGCGATGAAACTGCCAAACCTCTGGCATTCGGAAGAGGCGTTTGTCGGCGGTCTATTGCACGATATCGGCAAGATCGCCATTGAGACCGCGATGCCAAAGGCGTTTGAGCGCATCGTGCGACAGGCGGATCGCGAGCGGGCTGATATTGCGGACGTGGAGCGGGCCTTGCTCGGGGTGGATCATGCAGTGGTCGGACATCGCCTGGCGGACAAGTGGAATCTGCCGGCGCCGTTGGCCGAGTGCATCTGGCTCCATCATCAACACCCGGAAGGCTTGCCGGCCTCGATTGCCGCGAAGGGGCACGTCCAGATCGTTCAGCTGGCGGATACCATCGCAAGAGAACAGCGAATCGGCTATTCAGGCAATTATCAGGTTGCCATCAGTTCGCGGACACTGGGGTCGCGACTGGGCCTTTCCGAGTCGGCTCTCGCGGAAATCGCGGAGTCTCTTGTGGACGAAATCGCGGAGCGTGCGGCATGGATCGGCGAGGAATCGCTTAACACACGCGCCGTCTATTTGCACGCCCTGATGCAGACGAACGAAGAGCTTGCCGCGGCAAACGCCGAACTCGGCGAACAGCGCCGTCGGCTGGAGCGAGAGCGCGTCTATTTCTCGGCAGTGGGCCGGCTCAGCCGCAATGTGACGCCGAAATCCCGCGTATCGGATGTCTGCGGCGTCGGTGCTGCCGCGCTGCGCGATGTGCTGGATCGACAATCCGCGTATGTTTTTGCACTGAGCGAGGACGGCCGCTGGATTGAATGGGCGTCGGCAGGCGCTCGAATCCAGTCGGGATTGGAAGAATGCACCGAGGTGCTTCGGGTCGCCCATGCCGATCTGGCGGCGGCGGTCGAATTAAGCTCGGCCGGCGTCTGGCTGGCGCCGCCGGTGGGGACGGTTCTTCGTCTGGCGGAGCGCTCCCGTTCGATGATCGGAACCGGTCCAGTCTGGCTTTTTCCGATAGTCCGGGAGCGCCGGTGGGTGGCCGGCGCGCTTTTCACAGCGTCTTCCGCGGAAATCGGCGCGCTTCGGGTTGAAGTCAACGAGTTGGAGTCTCTGAGCGGCGCAATTGGATTGGCCGTCGAGCAGGCCCAGTCGCGAGCCGCCGCGGTCCGGCTCAGCGATGAACTGGCCGAGGTGAACCGCAGGCTCGGCACGGTCGAAAGCGAACTGGTCGCGGCGAGGAATCTGGAAGCGATCGTGAGCTTTGCCGCGGGGGCAGCGCACGAATTGAACAATCCGCTTGCGGTCATTTCGGGTCGTGCCCAGGGGCTCCTGCGCCGCGAAGATCGGCCGGATGTCCGAGAATCGTTGGAGATTATCGCTCGTCAGTCGCATGCCTGCAGCGGGATCGTGACCGAGCTGATGGAATTCGCGCGGTCGGCGACACCAAAGCCGGACCGAATCGATATGCGCTCGTGCGTCGATCAGGTTGTCGCAGAATTGGCGAGTGCCGGATTATTGGAAGAAGGCCAGATTCGGGTGGACATCTCGTCCGATACACGGTTCATTCACTTCGACGCGGATCACCTCAGGGGGATTTTTCGCGAGCTTCTGAAGAACGCCATCGAGGCCACTGATCCCACGAGCCGTCGTTTGTCCATCAAGGACGCGACGGATTCGTCCGAAGATGAAGTCGTGATGCACCTGATCGATAACGGTCGGGGCATGACGACGGACGTGCTTGATCGAGCGATGGAACCGTTCTTCTCCGTCCGCCCGGCCGGCCGCGGGCGCGGATTGGGGTTGGCCCGGGTGCGACGCTGGTTGCAGCAGGGCGGAGGCCGCATCCGTCTCGATAGCGAGCCAGGCAAAGGGACGATCGTGGAGTTGCGATTCCGGGCCTGCGTCGATCAGTAA
- a CDS encoding response regulator → MDWRTKSIFTTGEVAEICRISQQTVIRCFDSGKLRGFRVPGSRFRRIPRESLMEFMQEHQIPVENLSSGKSKVLVVDDDREIVDMLVDILTREGRFEVRSASNGFDAGAQTKEFAPDIVLLDYMLPDINGNVVCRRIRSDPQLSETRIIIVSGAVDPVEIENLKAAGADDFIKKPFEIDHLIARMVELLSA, encoded by the coding sequence CTGGATTGGCGCACGAAAAGCATCTTCACAACGGGGGAGGTCGCGGAGATTTGCCGGATCAGCCAGCAGACGGTTATTCGCTGCTTTGACAGCGGCAAGCTGCGCGGTTTCCGGGTGCCGGGTTCGCGGTTCCGCCGGATTCCGCGTGAATCGTTGATGGAGTTCATGCAGGAGCATCAGATTCCGGTGGAGAATCTCAGCTCCGGCAAGTCCAAGGTGCTGGTGGTGGATGACGATCGCGAGATTGTCGACATGCTTGTCGATATCCTGACGCGCGAGGGTCGCTTCGAGGTTCGCTCGGCATCAAACGGCTTTGATGCCGGAGCACAGACCAAGGAGTTTGCGCCGGATATCGTCTTATTGGATTACATGCTTCCGGACATCAACGGCAACGTCGTCTGCCGCCGCATCCGATCCGATCCGCAACTGAGTGAGACTCGTATCATCATCGTGTCGGGCGCGGTCGATCCCGTGGAGATTGAGAATCTCAAAGCGGCCGGTGCGGACGATTTCATCAAGAAACCATTCGAAATCGATCACCTGATTGCGCGCATGGTGGAACTGCTTTCTGCGTGA
- a CDS encoding SGNH/GDSL hydrolase family protein yields the protein MGRANRLLRFMAGAGCIYFAFATALLLALIRIDTAHTGLGPRYIPLLFASMYTHGASLLLCTVVWILARRLPIGSMRTPRIAAMAAALLFTISLDQGVGLFYPPAIETDTVYTPHARRGWYHRPMARASGTFAGEPVSTDAFGLRVAPAAPPRRATGRRILFLGDSVTYGYGVSFRQTFSEQVRRALSDMDGGQDWDCINGGVAGYAAWQGGDLLREIGAAVQPTVVVAQFCINDVSDVLGVEPGQTRAAVFPEFTLRSTHWSGLYRFVDSIVTEARVSRWRDWNLWGQPIATRDGDDPFWDHSVLFTEPLRPDIEAAWQRALDDLGEMLDECRRINARFLIVYFPFRDQLEPAASIDYPQRRLANWAARQGIEMVDLTPVFRSAAHSTGAVNAGVLFDAVHPTARGFELAASIVGPALARELLIAEGETNRMGGR from the coding sequence ATGGGACGTGCCAACCGCCTGCTCCGGTTTATGGCCGGCGCGGGCTGCATTTATTTTGCCTTCGCGACAGCGCTGCTCCTGGCGCTGATCCGGATCGACACGGCGCATACCGGACTGGGGCCGCGGTACATCCCACTTCTCTTTGCTTCAATGTACACCCACGGAGCATCATTGCTTCTTTGCACGGTCGTCTGGATTCTTGCCCGGCGGCTGCCGATCGGCTCGATGCGCACCCCACGAATCGCCGCGATGGCCGCCGCGCTGCTTTTCACGATTTCGCTCGATCAGGGAGTGGGACTCTTTTATCCGCCCGCAATCGAGACCGACACGGTTTACACGCCTCACGCGCGGCGCGGGTGGTATCACCGCCCGATGGCTCGAGCCTCCGGTACATTTGCCGGTGAGCCGGTTTCCACGGATGCGTTCGGGCTGCGCGTTGCCCCGGCCGCTCCGCCGCGCCGAGCGACGGGGCGACGCATCCTGTTTCTCGGGGACTCCGTCACATACGGCTACGGCGTCTCCTTCCGGCAGACCTTCTCCGAACAGGTTCGGCGAGCCCTCAGTGACATGGACGGCGGACAAGACTGGGACTGCATCAACGGCGGCGTCGCCGGTTATGCCGCATGGCAGGGGGGCGACCTTCTTCGGGAGATCGGTGCGGCGGTGCAGCCGACGGTTGTTGTCGCGCAGTTTTGCATTAACGATGTGTCTGACGTGCTGGGAGTCGAACCGGGCCAGACGCGCGCGGCGGTCTTTCCCGAATTCACATTGCGATCGACCCATTGGAGCGGTCTATACCGATTCGTTGATTCCATCGTGACCGAGGCCCGCGTCTCGCGGTGGCGCGACTGGAATCTTTGGGGACAGCCGATTGCCACGCGCGACGGTGACGATCCGTTCTGGGATCACTCGGTGCTCTTTACCGAACCCTTGCGGCCGGATATCGAGGCCGCCTGGCAACGGGCGCTTGACGACCTTGGCGAAATGTTGGACGAGTGTCGGCGGATCAATGCCCGATTCCTGATTGTGTATTTCCCGTTTCGGGATCAATTGGAACCGGCAGCGTCAATTGACTATCCACAGCGAAGACTGGCGAATTGGGCGGCGCGTCAGGGGATCGAAATGGTCGATTTGACGCCGGTGTTCAGGTCAGCGGCCCATTCGACCGGGGCCGTCAACGCGGGTGTACTTTTCGACGCGGTTCACCCGACCGCTCGCGGATTTGAGCTGGCGGCGTCGATCGTGGGACCGGCCCTGGCCAGAGAGCTATTAATCGCGGAAGGCGAAACGAATCGCATGGGAGGCCGTTAG
- a CDS encoding SPFH domain-containing protein, whose translation MGYLIAAIILGLFAMIVVFSGLFTVEQQTRAIVERFGKFNAVAHPGLNFKLPIFDRVAGRITHRVRELEIGVESKSRDDVFVDLKIAVQFFVREDDDAVLAAHYKLMNPAQQISSYVFDTVRALVPEMPIDNVFSEKERIAAAVKERLDDIMSQFGYTILQALVNDIQPDAKVKEAMNMVNASARLREAARNEADAKKIRVIAEAEAEARAKELQGVGIARQRLAIANGLKESVAACSEAGISPEEATRMVLLTQHYDTVTAVGANNKATVMMLPYSPDGMSQVSDQIMQALIVTGENGVPQKPTRSSERHTPPILTRHAGGSSEHA comes from the coding sequence ATGGGATACTTGATTGCGGCTATCATTCTTGGGCTGTTTGCGATGATCGTGGTTTTCAGCGGCCTGTTCACCGTGGAGCAGCAAACCCGCGCCATTGTCGAACGCTTCGGCAAGTTCAATGCGGTGGCGCATCCGGGGCTGAACTTCAAACTGCCGATCTTCGATCGCGTCGCCGGCCGAATTACGCACCGCGTGCGAGAGTTGGAAATCGGCGTCGAGTCGAAGAGCAGGGATGACGTATTCGTTGATTTGAAGATCGCAGTGCAGTTTTTTGTCCGGGAGGATGATGACGCTGTTCTGGCAGCGCATTACAAGTTGATGAATCCCGCCCAGCAGATCAGCTCGTACGTCTTCGATACGGTGCGTGCGCTCGTCCCCGAAATGCCGATCGACAACGTATTCTCCGAAAAGGAGCGAATCGCGGCGGCGGTGAAGGAACGCCTCGATGACATCATGTCGCAGTTCGGGTACACGATTCTGCAGGCGCTGGTCAATGACATTCAGCCCGACGCCAAGGTGAAGGAAGCGATGAACATGGTCAATGCGTCGGCCCGCCTTCGCGAAGCCGCTCGCAATGAGGCCGATGCCAAGAAGATCCGCGTGATCGCGGAGGCCGAGGCAGAAGCCCGTGCAAAGGAACTGCAAGGCGTCGGTATCGCACGGCAGCGACTGGCCATCGCCAACGGCTTGAAGGAATCGGTCGCGGCATGTTCAGAGGCGGGCATCTCCCCCGAAGAGGCGACGCGCATGGTTCTGCTCACCCAGCATTACGATACCGTGACGGCCGTCGGGGCGAACAACAAGGCCACCGTGATGATGCTGCCCTATTCACCGGACGGCATGAGCCAGGTCAGCGATCAGATTATGCAGGCATTGATCGTCACTGGTGAAAACGGCGTCCCCCAGAAGCCGACCCGGTCAAGCGAACGACATACTCCGCCGATCCTAACGCGCCATGCCGGTGGATCGAGTGAGCACGCCTGA
- a CDS encoding DUF444 family protein yields MALKIEKDHQRFRQIVKGKIRDDLRKFLTRGELLGREGQKTISIPIRGIELPHFRYGDNNDGGVGAGDGKAGDPVDSQDGGKGAAGTDPGRHILEVEVSLDELAEILGDQLKLPRIQPKGKHTITSEKDRYSGIRSTGPNSLRHFKRTFRAAMRRQLMSGLYDPDKPIIIPMRTDMRFRSWKTVKKPQSNAVICYMMDVSGSMGDEQKELVRLEAFWIDTWLRKNYEGIDSRYIVHDVRAAEVDRQTFFRIREDGGTKISSAFHVCRQILESNYSPSEWNVYIFHFSDGDNSSESDSRECCKIMQEHLLPYINLFGYCQVASAYGSGNFINVIHEYMDKHENVITSRVNTKDDIYDSLKTFFGKGK; encoded by the coding sequence ATGGCTCTGAAGATCGAAAAAGACCACCAGCGCTTCCGTCAGATCGTCAAGGGGAAGATCCGAGATGACCTTCGGAAGTTTCTCACCCGCGGTGAACTGCTGGGGCGCGAGGGGCAGAAGACCATCAGCATCCCGATTCGCGGCATCGAACTGCCGCATTTCCGGTATGGCGACAACAACGACGGCGGCGTCGGCGCCGGCGACGGAAAGGCGGGCGACCCCGTCGATTCGCAGGACGGCGGCAAGGGAGCGGCCGGCACCGATCCGGGTCGCCACATTCTGGAGGTTGAGGTTTCGCTTGACGAACTTGCGGAGATCCTCGGCGATCAGTTGAAGCTGCCTCGCATCCAGCCCAAGGGAAAGCACACCATCACGAGCGAAAAGGACCGTTACAGCGGCATTCGCTCGACCGGGCCGAACTCGTTGCGGCACTTCAAGCGGACTTTCCGCGCCGCGATGCGCCGGCAACTGATGTCCGGTCTTTATGACCCTGACAAGCCGATCATCATACCGATGCGCACCGACATGCGATTCCGCAGTTGGAAGACGGTGAAGAAGCCGCAGTCCAACGCGGTGATCTGCTACATGATGGACGTATCGGGCTCGATGGGGGACGAGCAGAAGGAACTCGTCAGGCTTGAGGCCTTCTGGATTGATACATGGCTTCGAAAAAACTACGAAGGCATTGACAGCCGCTACATTGTGCACGACGTCCGGGCTGCGGAGGTTGATCGGCAGACGTTTTTCCGCATTCGTGAGGACGGAGGCACGAAAATCTCCAGCGCGTTTCATGTGTGTCGGCAGATCCTCGAGTCGAATTACTCGCCTTCGGAGTGGAACGTATACATCTTCCACTTTTCGGATGGCGACAATTCAAGCGAGAGCGATTCGCGCGAGTGCTGCAAAATCATGCAGGAGCACCTGCTGCCGTACATCAACCTATTCGGCTACTGCCAGGTCGCCAGCGCCTACGGCAGCGGCAATTTCATCAACGTCATACACGAGTACATGGACAAACACGAAAACGTCATCACAAGCCGGGTGAATACGAAGGACGACATCTACGATTCGCTCAAGACGTTTTTCGGCAAGGGCAAGTAA
- a CDS encoding SpoVR family protein, which translates to MSLAHKRPELDRYAREIQQIAANAGLDFFETRFEVVDFDTMQQIAAYGGFPQRYPHWRFGMEYEKLRKQHVYGLGKIYELVINNDPCYAYLVADNMETDQKLVMAHVFAHCDFFKNNYWFSKTNRKMMDEMANHATRIRRHVDRYGFETVEKFIDVCYTLDNLIDPYSPFMQRKSRPEGEQIKATEERQVEKDVVKYQAKPYMERWINPPAQQRQQRKELLTEREKRRRLFPDSPMRDVLLFMLEHAPLEDWEADVLAIIREEAYYFAPQGQTKIMNEGWATFWHSRLMTTKILNDDEIITYADHHSGTVHMPPGQINPYKIGVELFRDIEDRWNKGRFGKEYEECSSMEEARKWDKKLNLGREKIFEVRRIHNDVTFIDEFLTPEFVERFKMYHYRYDPSTRRMVVVNRDFNKIKQQLLFMLTNHMQPYIYVVDGNYANRGELYLAHKHTGIDLDIKYCVETLKNVQRIWRRPVHMQAVINDEMVLFSFDGEQSQQQKVHGDLPKPAHQV; encoded by the coding sequence ATGAGCCTCGCCCACAAAAGGCCGGAACTCGACCGGTACGCTCGTGAAATTCAGCAGATCGCAGCCAATGCGGGGCTGGATTTCTTCGAGACGCGCTTTGAGGTCGTCGACTTCGACACGATGCAGCAGATCGCCGCGTACGGCGGGTTTCCGCAGCGCTATCCGCACTGGCGATTCGGCATGGAGTACGAAAAACTTCGCAAGCAGCATGTCTATGGCCTGGGCAAGATTTACGAACTCGTGATCAACAACGATCCGTGTTATGCCTACCTGGTCGCGGACAACATGGAAACCGATCAGAAGCTGGTCATGGCCCATGTATTCGCGCACTGCGATTTCTTCAAGAACAACTATTGGTTCTCAAAGACCAACCGCAAAATGATGGATGAAATGGCGAATCATGCGACGCGGATTCGCCGTCACGTCGATCGCTACGGATTCGAAACCGTGGAGAAGTTCATCGACGTCTGCTATACGCTTGACAACCTGATCGATCCCTATTCCCCATTCATGCAGCGGAAGTCCCGGCCCGAAGGCGAGCAGATCAAGGCGACCGAAGAGCGCCAGGTCGAAAAGGACGTCGTCAAATACCAGGCCAAGCCCTACATGGAACGCTGGATCAATCCGCCAGCGCAGCAGCGTCAGCAGAGGAAGGAACTGCTGACCGAGCGCGAGAAGCGTCGCCGCTTGTTTCCCGATTCTCCCATGCGCGATGTGCTGTTGTTCATGCTCGAGCACGCGCCGCTGGAGGACTGGGAAGCGGACGTGCTGGCAATCATTCGCGAAGAAGCCTACTACTTCGCTCCGCAGGGGCAGACCAAGATCATGAACGAAGGCTGGGCCACGTTCTGGCACAGTCGTCTGATGACCACCAAGATTCTGAACGACGACGAAATCATCACCTACGCCGATCATCACAGCGGGACGGTCCATATGCCGCCGGGCCAGATCAACCCCTACAAGATCGGCGTGGAGCTGTTTCGCGACATCGAAGATCGTTGGAACAAGGGACGCTTCGGCAAGGAATACGAAGAATGCTCGTCGATGGAGGAAGCGCGCAAGTGGGACAAAAAGCTCAATCTGGGCAGGGAAAAGATTTTTGAGGTCCGGCGCATCCACAACGATGTGACATTCATCGATGAGTTTCTCACGCCGGAGTTCGTCGAGCGGTTCAAGATGTATCATTACCGCTACGATCCGTCCACCCGGCGAATGGTGGTTGTCAATCGAGACTTCAACAAAATCAAGCAGCAGCTGCTGTTCATGCTTACGAACCACATGCAGCCTTATATCTACGTCGTCGATGGGAACTACGCCAATCGCGGCGAACTGTATCTTGCACACAAACACACCGGCATCGACCTCGACATCAAGTATTGCGTCGAGACGCTCAAGAACGTCCAGCGAATCTGGCGGCGACCGGTGCATATGCAGGCCGTCATCAACGACGAAATGGTGCTTTTCAGCTTCGATGGTGAGCAGTCGCAGCAGCAGAAAGTCCACGGCGACCTGCCAAAGCCGGCGCACCAGGTCTGA